One Triticum dicoccoides isolate Atlit2015 ecotype Zavitan chromosome 4B, WEW_v2.0, whole genome shotgun sequence genomic window carries:
- the LOC119292879 gene encoding NDR1/HIN1-like protein 13: MAERALPPPVPEQASAALAAPRQLRAPPHQTYVVKVQKDQIYRVPPPENAYLAERYRAERAGGGKSGGGSSCSTTLLLTLGLAAAAVLLLGASVWLSVVVMRPAPPSFSVNRLSARNASAQRHAEVDYDFFLTAINPNKVTALWYKDGGTARLLHQGTALAKAADVGTPEDGGVDAKDFNVLLHGGGHATPKAVEKALRGSKKEAVALELAVEFPVQVHVGALAFAAKRLAVACEIRTAGLGKHVHISSQKCRSSFGK, translated from the coding sequence ATGGCGGAGAGGGCGCTGCCGCCGCCCGTGCCCGAGCAGGcctccgccgccctcgccgcgccGCGCCAGCTCAGGGCGCCGCCGCACCAGACCTACGTCGTCAAGGTCCAGAAGGACCAGATATACCGCGTGCCGCCCCCCGAGAACGCCTACCTCGCCGAGCGGTACCGTGCGGAGCGCGCCGGCGGCGGCAAGAGCGGCGGCGGCTCGTCGTGCTCGACTACCCTCCTGCTCACGCTCGGCCTGGCGGCCGCCGCGGTGCTGCTCCTGGGCGCCAGCGTCTGGCTCTCCGTCGTGGTGATGCGGCCGGCCCCGCCGAGCTTCTCCGTGAACAGGCTCTCCGCGCGCAACGCGTCGGCGCAGCGCCACGCGGAGGTGGACTACGACTTCTTCCTCACGGCGATCAACCCCAACAAGGTGACCGCGCTGTGGTACAAGGACGGGGGCACGGCCAGGCTGCTGCACCAGGGCACGGCCCTGGCCAAGGCTGCGGACGTGGGGACGCCCGAGGACGGCGGCGTGGACGCCAAGGACTTCAACGTGCTGCTGCACGGCGGCGGCCACGCGACACCCAAGGCGGTGGAGAAGGCGCTCAGGGGGTCGAAGAAAGAGGCCGTGGCGCTGGAGCTCGCCGTGGAGTTCCCCGTGCAGGTGCACGTGGGCGCACTCGCGTTCGCGGCCAAGAGGCTGGCCGTGGCGTGCGAGATCAGAACGGCGGGGCTAGGGAAGCACGTGCACATTTCGTCGCAGAAGTGCAGGAGCAGCTTCGGGAAGTGA